The Aspergillus luchuensis IFO 4308 DNA, chromosome 4, nearly complete sequence DNA window AATAGAGACACCTTGTCGGCCATGTCGCTAACATCGCATACTTTCAATGCCTGATTGGGTTAGCTCAGCGCGGTCCGCACAACTCAATTGAAGCCAACTCAACTCACCGCTTCATACACGCCTGGTCCACCTTCCGTGTGCCATCCCTCAATGCCGCAGTTGAACCGCGCGCTGGTATCGAAGATATCATAGAAGTATTTCTTGTATGCCACTGGGCGCGTCGAGCTGTAGGAGAAGCTGCCTGCAGTCAAGGGGCGCAGCGCACCGGGAGCATTCTTATCGAGAAAGGCGGCGATGTCGCGGGTTTGGGAGCCATTGGCGCCGTATCCGTCTTCCGAGGGGGTCTGGAAGTTCATGAACTCCAATTCAACTGCATACGTCAGCTACAATTTCAGCGTTAATTCTTCTTGGAGCATTGACTAACCTCCCGCCATTCCCTTGCAATTATTCGCCGCCAACTTATCGCAAATCGACCGCAACATACTCCTCCCATCCGCCGAAACCGGCTTGTCGTTCTGCACGAACCTCACCAGGAAGAAAGGAATATCATCTTCCCAAGGTATCCGACGGAAGGAGTTCAAATCCGGCACGGCCAGAAAATCCACGTATCCCGAGTCAGCCGGCGCAATGTTCGCCTCGGTGGTGTAGAGCACGTCCTGCATGTCCCACCCGAAGACGGCGGAGCTGAAGCCGAATCCCTTCTGCGCAATGCCTAGGAACTTCTCCTTGGACATGACCTTGCCGCGGAGGATGCCGTCGCAGTCGACGCCGGCGACTTTGACTTTGATGTCATTGGCGAGGAGGTTGGGGAGGTCCTCTGCTGTGATTGTCGTAGCCATTGTGTATATCGTCAAATTTAGGATTAAGGGGATGATTGTAAGGGAACGTAGAATGGGGGCATTTCTTGGAACTGTTGCTACTTAAAGGTACGCTTGGAGGCTGGGTTGGGGGAACTAGTGAGTGTCTACGTAGGAGCTGGCTGATCGCCTTGATTGCGACGGCGCCGCTATGCCGTCGGGTCCGGTGGTCGGAAACGTATTTCTATAGTGTAATGTGAAGCTCATGGAATCAATTGGTCTCGAATTTGGGGACTTGACTTGGTATAGACGGCCAATGTTTGGTTGGGATGACGCGGTTCCGATCGGAGCGCGCTGCGGGGATTTCTGGGACCGCGCTTATCTTATCGCGAAGGTGAGGGGTCACAAGTGATGTATGGGCCTCGGATGTACTCCGTGCATACTGACTGCTTCAGTTTGGAGAATAGATTTCCAATAGTGTTTCACTCTATTGGGTTCCGCGGTCAGTAGCTGCAATTGGTAGCCAGGCATACAGGTACCGCGGATAATAACATTCATTGCAATTGAACGCGGCTACAACAGGCGGAACATATAGTAATAGCAGAAGgccgtagtagtagtggcgaATACCTTCCCAACAGTAGCTCTCACATCCATACTATCTTCATTCAACATCGCCAGCTCACTATACAGAATGTCGCAATCCCTCCGCATAGCTATTCTCGAATGTGATACCCCCATCGACCCCATCAAAACCAAATACGGTCCCTACGGCGACATCTTCGAATCCCACCTCAAGGAAGGTCTCAGGCGCATCAACGCAAATGTCTCGCTCCAATTGACCAAGGTCAATGTGGTCCAACCATTCGTGGACTATCCCAAGCCAGAGGACTTTGATGCTGTCCTCTTAACTGGCAGCAGTATGTGCTTTCAACCACTTCCCAACGATCGCATAAGGCATGCCGTTAAATAGTGTCTTGCAGAACATGACTCCTACAAAGATGAACCCTggatcctcaccctcaccagaTTTGTTCAAGACTGCTACCTCATCCATCATAAACCCGTAATTGGGATCTGCTTCGGCCACCAGATTATTGCGCGTGCGCTGGGAGCCCGCGTCGGTCCGAATGTATCGGGGTGGGAGGTTGCTGTTGAGTCGGTGGATCTGACGAGTGCTGGAAAACGACTTTTGGGGAGAGATACTTTGGTATGGTTTTTCTTCCGGTTATTCAATTAGTACGCATTGCTAGGATGTATGCTAATGACTACTTTTATTGTTGCAGGCTATACATATGATGCACCGCGATATCGTATATGAGGTTCCGCCGGGATGTGTCAACCTGGGAGCAACTTTGATCTGTGGTATTCAGGGATTATATGTCCCCAAGCGCATTCTTTGTGTCCAGGGTCACCCGGAATATAATGAGTTTATGGTGTCGGAGTTGTTGAAGCTGAGGCGAGGTATGCTGGGAGAGGCGCTGTATGAGAATGCGATGGCGAGGGTGGGGAGAGAGCATGATGGGCTGGTATTTGCGGAGACAATGTGTCGGTTTGCTTTGGGAATACTAGAGTAATAGATTAACTTGAGAAGAAACATTATAATGTTCAGTGATGGTTGGTGCTGCGAATTGGAGAAAGGCCCACCGCGGGACCGCGGTCCACTAGACCGCGCCACTTGGTCGCCGAGATACGcactgctctctctctctctttctcttatcGCCCATTATAAGAAGTACCCCTCATTAATCATCTACAATTCCTCATTCTACTCCATACACACCACTCCCATCACTTTTCTCTGCATAATGTCAAACGCAATTCgcactctctctccctccaccaacAAGGTCATCTTCGAGCACCCTGGTCTCTCGCTCGACGAGGCCCGCCAGGTCGCTCAAGCCTCGCAAGATGCCTTCCGCACATACAAGCAGACCACGCTGGCTCAGCGCAAAGAAATCGTCCTCAAGGCTTTGGACTTGATCGCTGCCAACAAAGATACCCTCGCAGAAGAATTGACCACCCAGATGGGCCGTCCCATCGCCTTTAGCGCCAAAGAAATCGAGACATTCCGCAAGCGTGGAGACCACATCCTCAGCATCGCAGAGGAAAGCCTCAAGTCTCTCCCTGGCACGCCAGAGAACGGCTTCAGGCGATTCCTGAAGAAGGAGCCGGTCGGACCGACTCTGATCATCACCGCATGGAACGTAAGAAGCTACTCAGCACTGCTTTGAGGTCTGAACCACCACTAACGACTCAGTTCCCCTACCTCGTCACCATCAACGCCCTCGTCCccgccctcctcgccggaAACACTgtcctcctccgcccgtCCCCTCAGACCCCCATCTTCGGCGAACGCCTCCTCACCTACTTCACCCAAGCCGGTCTCCCTCCCAATGTCCTCCAGCTCGTCCACGTCGGCTCCCCCGACGTGCTCGACCAGATCGTCCAACTCCCCCAGATCCAGCTCATCTCGTTCACCGGCTCTACTTCGGGCGGTTTCCGCATCCGCGAAGCAGTCGCTCGCAGAATCGTCCCCGTTAACCTCGAACTCGGCGGAAATGATCCCGCCTATGTCCGCCCCGATGCGGACATCCCCTACGTGGCTGCACAGCTTGTGGACGGCGCCGTCTTCAACTCGGGCCAGAGTTGCTGTGCTGTGGAGCGGGTGTACGTGCACGCAGACGTGCATGATAAgtttgtggaggaggtacAGAAGGAATTGGCTACGTGAGTGCTTCGCATTCTCTCAGAAAGATATGATCCTAACGCGACGAATGAAGATACAAGCTCGGTTCTCCCCACGAcaagtccaccaccaccggtcCGGTGGTCTCCAAGGCAGCACTCAAGAACATTCAGTCGCACATCGACGACGCCCTGTCCAAGGGTGCCGTCAACGCCACGCCCCAGAACCCCTCGTTCGAAAACACTCCTGCGGAGGGCAACTACCAGGTTCCTACTGTTCTGACTAACGTTACTCACGATATGGTTGTGATGAGAGAGGAGACGTTCGGCCCTGTCATGCCGATCATGAAGGTGTCTTCGGATGATGAGGCGGTCGCTTTGATGAATGACAGTGACTTTGGTCTTACGGCTAGTGTCTGGACCAAGGATATCgccaagggagaggagttgATTGAGCGGTTGGATGCGGGAACGGTGTACATCAACCGTTGCGACTACCCGAGTCCGGTACGTTCCCCCTCCCATTGACGTCGTAATTCTGAAGGGTCACTAATGTTTCTAGGACCTCGCctggattggatggaagaACTCGGGTCTGGGATGTACATTGGGACCTGAGGGATTCAATGCGTTCTACAAGTTGAAGAGTTTCCACATcaaggagcagcaggcatAGATGATCTCCCCCATAGTTGTATAGCTTaattgatgttgatgttgatgatgatgatcttaATACAATCTTTCAATGAGTATAGCACACCAACTGTAGAGTTATAGATCTCATTCATCCTTAACTTAAAATCACCACCTAGAATAACCAGAACCAAGACAACAAAACACCTTATCTTCCTTCCCAACAGACTCTCCCATGTTTCTCATTAATCcactcatcttcttcgataaaaataaaacattATGCTCAATATGCAAATTGTGCTAAAAGCACAGCTACGCTTTCACCTGACACAAACAATAATGCCTTTGGAATCCATTCGCTAATATGTGAAGTAACTAAGGGGAGAGCTGGGAAAGCTGAGCTACCGCGGTCCCGGACCGCGGGGTACTTACTTAGCCCCTCCGccccaccccaccatcccatcccaccgCTTATCATCCAGCCAGCTAGCTAACTGCTTATCGGGCGCGCGCTCGCGCTTCCGACGCCGGCGGATAGATACAGCGCCAGACAGTGGAGCGGACCCAGCTATTATCTGCACAATAGTACTGTGAGGAACGGCGGTGAGCTGCTGAATtgccgaggaaggaggggtagCTATTTAGCTTATTTATTAGGTAACTGGTTATTGAGCAAGGGGtaatgtactccgtactactTAAAACCGTGGCCGGTTCGCTTTCACAATTCCCTGAGTTGATCTGACTTTGATTCTACTTCTCACTTTTATtgcaagaatatatatacatacatacatacacagacaattatcttataatctAGCACAATGGTTGGACGACTTGCTGGAAAGAATGCGCTCGTTACTGGTGCTGCGGGGTATTTCTCTCCCagtccctctttccccccttggGGAATGTGGAAAGGAATGAGCTAACAATACTGTTTCATGCAGAGGCATCGGTCTCgaaaccaccatcctcatgCTCCGCGAGGGCGCCTCCGTGCTGATGACCGACATCAGCGGCCCCGGACTCGAAAAGGCCCTGAACAAAGTGAACGAGGTCGTGCCCGAACGTTCCGGCAAGGTGGAGACTCGCGTTGTCGATGTCTCCAAGGAGGCTGATGTGGAAGCTGCCGTGGGACATCTGGATGCCTGGGGTGGATTGGATGTCATTTTCAACAACGCGGGTATTATGCATGCTAAGGATGGCGACTCGGAGGAGACTCCCGAGGCGATCTGGGACTTGACCATGAACATTAATGTCAAGGGTGTGTGGTATGGATGCAAGCATGCTGTCAAGAGTCTGAGGAAGcatggcaagaagaagggaagtatTATCAACACGGCCAGTATGGTGGCTTTGGTTGGTGCTGCTACGCCTCAGTTGGCGTATACGGCTAGTAAGGGTGCGGTGTTGGCTATGACTCGCGAGTTGGCGATCGTGCATGCTAGGGAGGGTgagttgctgctgcgctgatgctgctgtctgTTTGGTTTGAtgctgatggtgatgatgcaggTTTCCGGTTCAACTCGTTGTGTCCCGCTCCGCTCAAGTGAGTATATACCCTCCGTGCATGCTGGGATGAAGCTAATGAATGCAGCACCCCTCTTCTGCAGGACTGGCTCGGTGACGACAAGGAGAAGCGCTTCCGTCGTGAGGTTCACTTCCCGACCGGTCGTTTCGGAGAGGCCATCGAACAGGCCCACgccgtcatcttcctggctAGCGATGAGAGCAGCTTCGTCAACGCGGCTGACTTCGTCGTCGATGGTGGTCTGACCAAGGCGTATGTGACTCCTGAGGGTCCTGCCACTGAGGGCCCCAAGAACCTGGGTCAATAAGCAGCGACCTGTCTGGTCAGGATGCTATGAGTGATGATTGTATGATAGACTGGTTGATTAGGCAAACGATATCCATATTTGATTCCGTTGCATGGCGCGGCAGATGTTCCATGGGCCTGTTTCGTCCAGCGGCATCTGCCACATGTGTTCCAGTATGAGTAGAGTCCTCTGCATGTTGCCGAGCCCAAACGTGTTCACCATAACGGTGAGCCGGCGGCGTAGACTATCCTGGTGTTCTGCATTGGTTAAGCACGACCCCACCACGGCAATCGGCCAGCAGAGACCAGAGTTGATCCGCGCGGTCCCAGAAAGCTGCCCTAGATAAGTCATCGCCTCTGTAATCGCGGTCTCAATCAATCCCTGATACATGCCGTTCTCCGCCCGGGAGAACCCGCCTAGCGCGGTATACAAGTAAAGGAGCATTGCCTGCTGGAAGATCCGCCCTGCTAGGAATACCTCCGGACTGACCGAGGCATATGGTGTCCACCGCATGATTTGCACCTGCAGCGAGCTGAACATGGCAATATCATCTGCAGTGGGCATAGCTGGTCGGCCGTCATGCATCATCCACTGTCGACCTAAGTCGAAAATACACGgtatcagcagcagcaactccAGCCAGCAACCGCATAGATTCCCCACGTATTCCGATTGCAGCAGCTGACGCGCCCGCTGTTCGAGGTCAAAGTTCAAGAACAGTTGGGTACTGACACGAGCATCAACCGAGATCATGCTCACGGCCGCAGTGTAGGTGTAATATTCGATAACAAAGTCTTTCAAATCTTTCGGTACCGCTGTATCGCTTTGTGAGAGTAGTCGAATGAGAAGAGAATTAGCAGCAGTCAGATGGTCGAAAATCGTCCCGTTCATATCGCCTTTGGCCGTCTGCAGCTGTTAGCCTCATACAGTTATCTTGTAATGTAGGCGTACCTCTGTAAAGCACATCACCAACGCCCCTACCGTCAGCATGAGCGGATTTGATTCTTTCCCGTCAATAAAATCGGTAACGCCTTTTCGGAATAGCTGAAGGGCTGACGTGTAGTGTTTCTGTGCCACCTCGTCAGACTCCTTGTGACATCGAAACGCCCGATGGGCAGCACTCTGCGTCAGAACCagctggagcagaagatCGCTGCTGAAAGCGAGTGGCACGATCTGAACCAAAAATGGATTGATCGGGGTAGACCCGTTGGCCATGCAGTCGGCTGTCGTCGCCAAATAGTGGCTCAACAGCTGATAAGAATCAGGTCCATGGCCGGGAAACATGGACAGGCTCCGGGGGAGTAGATTGCTAACGGAGGCAGACATTCCCAGGGCTTGGCTGTTGCCGATGGCAGGATTCGGGGCAAGATCCATTGAAATCAAGGGACCTGATGCAGGAGACTCTCGAGACGTATCTTCCGGGGAGTTGGACTCCCGTAGTATCTCCtccggggaagatggggaggtaGAACGGGACTCGATCGAGCTGGACGTTTCCCGGTTCACGCTCATCTGTCGAGGGGGTTCATCTTCATTTGGCTGTCGATCCTGATGGCCATCCTCTTCAGGCATGAAGGAGATATTGTTGGCTTTGGGTTGGCCTGGGATGATGGTCGGCCACTGGCAGGTGAGCTTATTCCGCACGCATCCCCCACAGATGGGTTTGGCTTCATCACATTTCTTCTTGCGGCGTCTGCAGGCCCAGCAACCGGTGCGGACGCGGACGATGGGGTCGGTACGCGGCCGTCTACTAGGCGGCATTGGTGTGAAATAAGGGGCTTAGCGCTAGAGGAGTGGGAGATTGGAGGGAATCGGTGCTAAGTTCAGAGGCATGGAGAGCGCGGATGGGAGAACAAGCGGAGACGGCGCGGGAAGCCGAAGATAATCCGGTGATTGGTTGGCGGGGCCGAAGTGGAGATTCCATTGATTCAGCTTCAAGTTGAACAGCCAGAATTGTGAGAGGGTGGTCATTCTTGATGTGCTGGAGAGGAACATGCAGTAGGAAGAAAGACTGGTGTTCTTATAAGGGAGAGTTACCCCTTCATCCAATGCCGCGGAGACCTGGCCATGTCAGATGCCAACTGGTCAATGGCACCACCGAGAAGGGAAACATATTATCCACTACAGACAGCAAACAAGAACCTGAATCTTTTCTATCCAACAATCTGATGAATACACCAATATGATAGATCACCACCCCGTCGGTCTCGGCCAAACATCCACAATCGTCgatccatccccatcccgaCTCGAATCCACCACCAGATACCACCCATACATAGCCCCCGTCACACACGCATGATTCGGATATATCCTGACGGTCTGTCCGACCTTGAGCGGAATTGCAgagccatctcctccttcccaggCAACAATCGCATGTTCCTGGCTGATCCGATCGACAATCAACCGCGACGACCCCTTCTCTCGTCTCCAATCCCCAACCACTCCCCATCCCGGATACGACTTGCACGGCTCCCTCCCCAAAGCCAGCGACCCAGCAGCCACCAAAGCCTCGGGTTTCGATCGCTCAGCATCATTATACACACTGCAGACCTCCGCCACCACTGAAATGCCAACCTCTTTGTCCGCATCCGCAGTGGGATGGATATTGGTGCCCAATTGCTGCATATCCAAAACCGGGTAGACACCCGCATGGAGCTCAACTTTGACGGACAACTTATTATCCACATCCTTCTCATGCAATAAGCTCTTCAACCGCCTCGCCTCCTCATTCAGttgcccctcctcctcaagtAACTTcttcaccacaaccacctgCGGCGTAGCCCCAACACTGACCACCAATTCCCTCCCCTTACCACCAGGCAATGTGAACAAGTCCTTATTCTTCCTCAATGCCTCCCGACACCCGGTGATCTCTTGCACCAAGAATCCCATTACCTCCTCTGGCGTATCTCCCCCGTAACTCAAACTGTTATGTGAGTAAACCCCCAACAGAaccaacttcccctccctctctccttcaATCACCTTCTCGATCAAACCCCCCTTATTCAGCATGGAAGGCGGGAGTCCCGCCCGATGATACCCCGAATCCACCTTGAGAAACACCGACGCCGCATAGCCCGCCAGTTCCCGAAACTCGGTCAGATACGGGACCTGATCAGGATGATCAATCATGACGGAAATACTCCCCTCGCCTAGTTCGCGCGCTAGTGCAGCCAACCTGGGAACCTGAGAAGGCACAAGAGGTATGCCGTAAAGGACATTGACCTTTCGTCCGGTGGCTCGTAGTTCCTTGACTAATGGGAGCAGAGTTTCCCCTTCCAGAAGGGTCGAGATGACAAAATTTGCGGGTATAGATTTGTCCTCCCCGACTTGGAGACGAGCGACTTGGGGTGTCTGTCATTACATTAGCCATCACATACCTTGGAATTGAGAGTTGGGTAACTGGGAGGGGCATACTTTGTGTGTCTTGACATGCGCACGAAACCCCACATTCAAAGTCTTTACTGCATCCAACATGGACGCGCAATGGCGCTTGATGATAGCTACATCTAGGACAACGGCGGGTTTGGGGACCGAGCCAATGTCTTTGCCAATGTAGTAGCGTTGAAGGGATTCctgggagggtggtggtctGGTTGGAAAGTCCATGGTTACACCCTTGCTTCCTTTTATGTGTGCGTTGTAGGAAGTAGAGATAAGTTGTAGATGTTGATGACTGGGTAATATTGACTTGGTTTACGTTCAAGTTGGAGTTGTCGATGGCCATTGAATCATCATGTGGGGCGGTTTCGGTGAGGTGCGGGGGGAAGGTTTAGCCTGAAGTTTAGCCGGGG harbors:
- a CDS encoding glutamine synthetase family protein (COG:E;~EggNog:ENOG410PWKH;~InterPro:IPR014746,IPR008146;~PFAM:PF00120;~go_function: GO:0003824 - catalytic activity [Evidence IEA];~go_function: GO:0004356 - glutamate-ammonia ligase activity [Evidence IEA];~go_process: GO:0006807 - nitrogen compound metabolic process [Evidence IEA]); its protein translation is MATTITAEDLPNLLANDIKVKVAGVDCDGILRGKVMSKEKFLGIAQKGFGFSSAVFGWDMQDVLYTTEANIAPADSGYVDFLAVPDLNSFRRIPWEDDIPFFLVRFVQNDKPVSADGRSMLRSICDKLAANNCKGMAGVELEFMNFQTPSEDGYGANGSQTRDIAAFLDKNAPGALRPLTAGSFSYSSTRPVAYKKYFYDIFDTSARFNCGIEGWHTEGGPGVYEAALKVCDVSDMADKVSLFKLLAKSIGVEHGITPCFMAKPMQGQPGSSGHIHVSLTDLEGKNLFARDTPDPNAPWADAAGLSDLGRQFLAGVLEALPDIMPLFAPTINSYKRLVENFWAPVNISWGLEDRMASVRIITPPVCKPGATRFEVRIPGADLHPHYALSVILAAGWRGVEKKLDIKVPPVNVQKAEKIKADLLPNTLEEALRRFNDKGSVAREILDPEFVDFFTATREHELRVWREAVTDWEFKRYIETV
- a CDS encoding type 1 glutamine amidotransferase (COG:F;~EggNog:ENOG410PFRT;~InterPro:IPR029062,IPR017926;~MEROPS:MER0043475;~PFAM:PF00117), coding for MSQSLRIAILECDTPIDPIKTKYGPYGDIFESHLKEGLRRINANVSLQLTKVNVVQPFVDYPKPEDFDAVLLTGSKHDSYKDEPWILTLTRFVQDCYLIHHKPVIGICFGHQIIARALGARVGPNVSGWEVAVESVDLTSAGKRLLGRDTLAIHMMHRDIVYEVPPGCVNLGATLICGIQGLYVPKRILCVQGHPEYNEFMVSELLKLRRGMLGEALYENAMARVGREHDGLVFAETMCRFALGILE
- a CDS encoding aldehyde dehydrogenase family protein (COG:C;~EggNog:ENOG410PUWE;~InterPro:IPR015590,IPR029510,IPR016160,IPR016161, IPR016162,IPR016163;~PFAM:PF00171;~go_function: GO:0016491 - oxidoreductase activity [Evidence IEA];~go_function: GO:0016620 - oxidoreductase activity, acting on the aldehyde or oxo group of donors, NAD or NADP as acceptor [Evidence IEA];~go_process: GO:0055114 - oxidation-reduction process [Evidence IEA]): MSNAIRTLSPSTNKVIFEHPGLSLDEARQVAQASQDAFRTYKQTTLAQRKEIVLKALDLIAANKDTLAEELTTQMGRPIAFSAKEIETFRKRGDHILSIAEESLKSLPGTPENGFRRFLKKEPVGPTLIITAWNFPYLVTINALVPALLAGNTVLLRPSPQTPIFGERLLTYFTQAGLPPNVLQLVHVGSPDVLDQIVQLPQIQLISFTGSTSGGFRIREAVARRIVPVNLELGGNDPAYVRPDADIPYVAAQLVDGAVFNSGQSCCAVERVYVHADVHDKFVEEVQKELATYKLGSPHDKSTTTGPVVSKAALKNIQSHIDDALSKGAVNATPQNPSFENTPAEGNYQVPTVLTNVTHDMVVMREETFGPVMPIMKVSSDDEAVALMNDSDFGLTASVWTKDIAKGEELIERLDAGTVYINRCDYPSPDLAWIGWKNSGLGCTLGPEGFNAFYKLKSFHIKEQQA
- a CDS encoding oxidoreductase, short-chain dehydrogenase/reductase family (COG:Q;~EggNog:ENOG410PUCA;~InterPro:IPR036291,IPR002347;~PFAM:PF08659,PF00106,PF13561;~go_process: GO:0055114 - oxidation-reduction process [Evidence IEA]), whose product is MVGRLAGKNALVTGAAGGIGLETTILMLREGASVLMTDISGPGLEKALNKVNEVVPERSGKVETRVVDVSKEADVEAAVGHLDAWGGLDVIFNNAGIMHAKDGDSEETPEAIWDLTMNINVKGVWYGCKHAVKSLRKHGKKKGSIINTASMVALVGAATPQLAYTASKGAVLAMTRELAIVHAREGFRFNSLCPAPLNTPLLQDWLGDDKEKRFRREVHFPTGRFGEAIEQAHAVIFLASDESSFVNAADFVVDGGLTKAYVTPEGPATEGPKNLGQ
- a CDS encoding Zn(II)2Cys6 transcription factor (COG:S;~EggNog:ENOG410PM04;~InterPro:IPR036864,IPR021858,IPR001138;~PFAM:PF00172,PF11951;~TransMembrane:1 (o352-373i);~go_function: GO:0000981 - DNA-binding transcription factor activity, RNA polymerase II-specific [Evidence IEA];~go_function: GO:0008270 - zinc ion binding [Evidence IEA];~go_process: GO:0006355 - regulation of transcription, DNA-templated [Evidence IEA]); protein product: MPPSRRPRTDPIVRVRTGCWACRRRKKKCDEAKPICGGCVRNKLTCQWPTIIPGQPKANNISFMPEEDGHQDRQPNEDEPPRQMSVNRETSSSIESRSTSPSSPEEILRESNSPEDTSRESPASGPLISMDLAPNPAIGNSQALGMSASVSNLLPRSLSMFPGHGPDSYQLLSHYLATTADCMANGSTPINPFLVQIVPLAFSSDLLLQLVLTQSAAHRAFRCHKESDEVAQKHYTSALQLFRKGVTDFIDGKESNPLMLTVGALVMCFTETAKGDMNGTIFDHLTAANSLLIRLLSQSDTAVPKDLKDFVIEYYTYTAAVSMISVDARVSTQLFLNFDLEQRARQLLQSEYVGNLCGCWLELLLLIPCIFDLGRQWMMHDGRPAMPTADDIAMFSSLQVQIMRWTPYASVSPEVFLAGRIFQQAMLLYLYTALGGFSRAENGMYQGLIETAITEAMTYLGQLSGTARINSGLCWPIAVVGSCLTNAEHQDSLRRRLTVMVNTFGLGNMQRTLLILEHMWQMPLDETGPWNICRAMQRNQIWISFA
- a CDS encoding uncharacterized protein (COG:E;~EggNog:ENOG410PH2G;~InterPro:IPR026956,IPR029066,IPR042208,IPR001608;~PFAM:PF01168,PF14031), producing the protein MDFPTRPPPSQESLQRYYIGKDIGSVPKPAVVLDVAIIKRHCASMLDAVKTLNVGFRAHVKTHKTPQVARLQVGEDKSIPANFVISTLLEGETLLPLVKELRATGRKVNVLYGIPLVPSQVPRLAALARELGEGSISVMIDHPDQVPYLTEFRELAGYAASVFLKVDSGYHRAGLPPSMLNKGGLIEKVIEGEREGKLVLLGVYSHNSLSYGGDTPEEVMGFLVQEITGCREALRKNKDLFTLPGGKGRELVVSVGATPQVVVVKKLLEEEGQLNEEARRLKSLLHEKDVDNKLSVKVELHAGVYPVLDMQQLGTNIHPTADADKEVGISVVAEVCSVYNDAERSKPEALVAAGSLALGREPCKSYPGWGVVGDWRREKGSSRLIVDRISQEHAIVAWEGGDGSAIPLKVGQTVRIYPNHACVTGAMYGWYLVVDSSRDGDGSTIVDVWPRPTGW